The DNA region TGAGCACGCCGGTCCGGCCCCGTTACCAGCCGTACGAGCGGCACGCCCTGTAAGGCGTGCAATTCGGGTGGAACCGTGGAGTTTTGACTTCATCCCGTTTTTGGCGGGATGGAGTTTTTTCATTTATTCCGGGAAAGATCAGGAATGAGAAAAGGAGCGATCACTATGTTAAAGATTACGTTGAAAGGCGGCGTCGTTAAGGAGTTCGAGCCGGGAACGACAATTGCCGAAGTGGCCAAAAGTCTTGGCGCGGGCCTTTATAAAGCCGCGTGCGCCGGCAAGGTGAACGGCGCGGTCTGCGACCTGCGTACTCCGCTCACCGCGGACTGCGACCTGCAGATCCTCACCTTTGACGACGCGGACGGAAAGCACGCTTTCTGGCATTCGGCCTCGCACCTGCTCGCGCAGGCGGTCATGCGCCTCTATCCCGACACCAAATACACCATCGGACCGGCGGTCGAGAACGGCTTCTATTATGACTTCGACGTCGAAAAGCCCTTCACCACCGAGGACCTTGCGAAGATCGAAAAAGAGATGGCTGCCATCGTCAAGACCGGCGAAGAGATCGAACGGTTCGAGCTCGATGTGCCCGCCGCAAAAGAACTGATGAAGGATCAGCCCTATAAGCTTGAACTGATTGACAAGCACGCCGCCGAAGGCGGGCCGATCAGCTTCTATAAGCAGGGTGATTTCACCGACCTGTGCGCTGGCCCGCACCTGCTTTCGGTTTCGCCGCTCAAGGCGATCAAGCTCATCCAGTGCACCGGCGCCTACTGGCACGGCGACAGCAGCCTGCCGATGCTCTGCCGTGTCTACGGCATCGCCTTCCCGAAGGCGAGCGAGCTGGACGCCTACCTCACCATGATGGAGGAAGCCAAAAAGCGCGACCACCGCAAACTCGGGCGCGAACTGGACCTCTTCGACATCTATGAGGAAGGCCCGGGCTTCCCGTTCTTCTTCCCGAAGGGCATGGTGCTTCGAAACCAGCTCGAAAGCTTCTGGCGCGTCGAGCACACGAAACGCGGCTACCAGGAGATCCGCACCCCGCTCATCCTCAACGAGGAGCTCTGGCATCGTTCCGGGCACTGGGATCACTATAAGGATAACATGTATACCACCAAGATCGACGACAAGGATTACGCGATCAAGCCGATGAACTGCCCGGGCGGCATGCTCGTCTACAAGCGCCGGCTGAACTCCTACCGGGATCTGCCGCAGCGGATGGCGGAACTGGGCATCGTGCACAGGCATGAGCTCTCCGGCGCGCTGCACGGCCTCATGCGCGTGCGCTGCTTCACACAGGATGACGCGCATATCTTCATGACCCCGGAGCAGATCGAGGAGGAGATCCTGGGCGTCATGGAGCTGATTGACAGCTTCTATAAGGTGTTCGGCTTCGAATACGCGCTCGAGCTTTCCACCCGCCCGGAGGATTCGATGGGTTCGGACGAACAGTGGGAGATGGCGACGAACGCCCTCATCAAGGCGCTCGACAAAAACGGCAAGGAATACACTGTCAACGAGGGCGACGGCGCCTTCTACGGCCCGAAGATCGACTTCCACCTGCGCGATTCGATCGGGCGCACCTGGCAGTGCGGCACCATCCAGCTGGACTTCCAGATGCCGGAGCGCTTCGACTTGACCTACACCGGCAAGGACGGTGAAAAACATCGTCCGGTTATGATTCACCGGGTGGTATTCGGCAGCATCGAACGGTTCATCGGCATCCTGACCGAGCATTACGCGGGCGCGTTTCCGCTCTGGCTCGCGCCGGTTCAGGTAAAGGTCCTGCCGGTCACCGACGACCATATCGCCTATGCCGGAAAGGTCGCGGACGAACTGACCGCGGCGGGCCTGCGCGTCGAGATCGACAGCCGCAACGAAAAGGTCGGCTACCGCATCCGCGAGGCGCAGCTGCAGAAGATTCCATATATGCTGGTGCTCGGCGACAAGGAAGCTGAGGCAGGGGAAGTCGCCGCGCGTGACCGCCGCGACGGGAAAACCACAACCATGCCGTTCGGAGAATTCCTTGCAAAGGTGCAGAAGGAAATCGCGGACAAAGCAAACTGATTGGCAAAAGAAAGCCGAAGGCCGGCGCGGGAAACCCGCGCCGGCCTTTCTGCGGCTGGAGACCTTTATAAAGATGTACTGGAGGAGGCGGGAGCGGAGGCTTCTGGAGCGGGCTGCGCGTCCGGGGCGGAATCGGAGATTCGCAGCTCCAGATGCAGCCCCTCGCAGCCGCGCAGGACAAGTTTGTGCCTGCCGGGCGCGAGGGTCAGCGTCCGGTCGATGCCGGAGGAGCTGAGGTAGCCGATGCCGAACTCCTCGCCCCAGTCAATGAGCGTTTCGCCGCCTTCACCGGTGACGGTGAGCGCGACCGGCCCGACAAAGCCCGAACCGGAAAGCTCGCATTTGCCCAGGAGGCGGACCGTTTTTTTATCCGGCAGGTCGGTTTCAAGCATAATATACGGCTCAGTAAACGTGGTGAAGGTGCCGTCAAAGCTGCCGGTGAAGCTCTGGTTGTCAAGGCTTGCGTCCCCGTCGTAGGCGATCCCGGTTTTACCGTCGAGGAATTGCCCGCTTTCCGAGGCGCACGCGCAGAAGACAAGCAGCATGCAGGCTGTTGCTAAAAGGCGCGGGAACATTTTCATAATACATTTCCCCCTTATGATGCAAAACAGAATAACTTGCGTCCTTTTAAAGCAACGAGGGAGGGCTGGAAAATACTTCATTTCCGCCGGAAAAAATTGCTTATAATGGGACGAATCTGTAAACAATCTGGGAACAGGCTTGCCAGAATTGGCGTTAGCGGGTATAATAATACCCTGTAAACCATCTTTTTTGACGATAAACGACGAGCCGGCCGCTGTGCCAAAGGGTACAGGGCTGGGATTTTGCGGCATTTTGCCGGATAGGGCGCGGTTTGGCGCCAGAAGCAGCGAAAGGAGATGATGTGTTTGGCGAAAGACAAAAATTTACCGCCTGAGGACGGTCAACAGCTCGAAGAGCTGGACTGTCCGGAAGAAGAAACACAGGACTCCGAATCCGTTGAGGAGCAGTTTGCCGAGATCGCCGCGGACAGCGCGGTTCCGGACGAAACGATAGAACCCCAAAAAAGGGAAGGGGAACCCGCGCAGATAAAGGATTTGTTTGTGGAACCCGAGACGGAGGACACGGGGCAGTCACGGGGAGACGGGGAACCGCCGCCTGGGACTTCGCGGGACGGGCCCGCGCAGGATGAAAAGCCGCCGGGCCCGTCCAGGGCAGGCCTTCTTTTCCAGAAGGCGGTCGGGCGGCTCAAACAGTGGTATTTTATCCGGATGAACCTTCTTTACCGGTATTTCTATTTTGTGGGTGTGCAGTTTTTACGTTCGACTCGGACGCGGCGCCGGCATTTCAGCCAGCGCTTCCGCCGGATGGAAACAGCGGCGGCCCACTGGGCCCGGGTATCCAAACGTAAAGTCGTTTTATGGGTGCGCGGAGGTTGGCGCGATCTGACCGCCCCGCTGCGGGAGATGCGGACGCGCTGCCACGATTTCCGTATGGAGCTGCGCGGCGCGCGCAAATATGGTTCCTTCGGGAAGGTGGTGCAGGCCTGCACCCGGTTTTTACGGTATTTCCTTATAAAAATCTGTCGTGCTTTCCGGTTTTTGCTCAATTATATGCTGCCGGTGGCGGGATGTATTGCTTTGTTTGTGACGATCAACTATTTCAGCAACCTGACCCTTGCGCTGAAAGTTGTGTATAACGGTGAGGAAGTCGGCTACATCACCGACGAATCGGTCTTTACCCAGGCGGAGAACGCCATGAAGGAGCGTATGATCCTGGGAGACGTGCTGGTCACTGACCCGACCGAGGACACCTATGACGATGCGCAATTCATTGCGGACGCAGGATCAGAGGAAGACGAAAGCGAGCAGGCGAAGGCGCGGGAGGAACAGGAACGGGCGCGGGAGGCGGAAAAACAGCGCCAGGAAGTGGTGATTATCCCTCGGTTTGAGCTCACGGTGCTGACAGCTCCGGACAAGCTCACCGATGTGGACGACCTGACCGATGAACTGATCCGGGCAGCGGGGAAAAACTCGGACGACCCGAACAGCGTTTCGATTGAAGAGGCGGACGGCCTTTACATAGAGGACGAATATGTTGGGGCGGTCACCGACGGGACGCGGCTCTTGTTCGAGATGGACAACATGCTCAACCGTTACCGGGAGCCGGATATGTCGGACAACGCTGTGATCCAGTTTGTCAAAAAGGTGCAGGTCAAACGCGGCCTTTACCCGGCCAGCTCGATCCGGCCGCTCAAAGATATTCTTACGCTGCTGGGCAAAGAGGAACGCGGCAAGAAGATCTACACGGTGGTCAGCGGCGACGACCCGCTCAAGATCGCTGCGAAAAACGGAATCACCTTCGACGAACTCAAAAAACTCAATCCGGATGTCGACATCCGTCTGTTCCCGGGAGATGAGCTTCTGATTTCCCAGTCGGTGCCATACCTTGGAGTACAGGTCACCGAAACGGTGAAATATGAGGAGGTCATGGATTACCAGATCAAGCAGGAAGTCGATCCGGATATGGATATCGGCTATACCAGGGTCAAGCAGGAAGGCAAGGAAGGACTGCGCGAAGTAACGGCGGAGATCAAGATGATCGACGGGATCGAGGTCGAACGCAACATCATCGACCGCACCGTCATCGAACAGCCGGTCGAACGCATCCTGATTGTCGGCGGCAACCAGCCGCTCAAGTTCCTGCCGAAATCCTCCTCGGGTGATATCCCGTCCGGCGCGTTTATCTGGCCGGCCGACGGCGGCTATGTCAGCTGCGGATTCCTCGGCTATTACGGCCATACGGGCACCGACATCGCCGGAAGGATCGGCATGGGCGTGCGCGCGTCGGCCGCGGGCGTGGTGGTGGTTGCGAAGTATTCGGCTTACGGATACGGAAACTACATCATCATCGACCATGGGGCGGGCGTACAGACGCTTTACGCCCACAACAGCAAACTGCTTGTGTCGGTTGGGCAGCAGGTCGAACAGGGCGAGCTGATCGCGCTGATGGGCCGTACTGGCAATGCGAGCGGCCCGCACGTCCACTTTGAAGTGCGCGTGAATGGACAGTATAAAAATGCAATGAACTATCTTAGTTAATGGAAAGCGACCGCGCCGCGGGGAATACCCGCGGCGCGGCGTTTCTTTTTAAAATTCCTA from Anaerotruncus rubiinfantis includes:
- the thrS gene encoding threonine--tRNA ligase, whose translation is MLKITLKGGVVKEFEPGTTIAEVAKSLGAGLYKAACAGKVNGAVCDLRTPLTADCDLQILTFDDADGKHAFWHSASHLLAQAVMRLYPDTKYTIGPAVENGFYYDFDVEKPFTTEDLAKIEKEMAAIVKTGEEIERFELDVPAAKELMKDQPYKLELIDKHAAEGGPISFYKQGDFTDLCAGPHLLSVSPLKAIKLIQCTGAYWHGDSSLPMLCRVYGIAFPKASELDAYLTMMEEAKKRDHRKLGRELDLFDIYEEGPGFPFFFPKGMVLRNQLESFWRVEHTKRGYQEIRTPLILNEELWHRSGHWDHYKDNMYTTKIDDKDYAIKPMNCPGGMLVYKRRLNSYRDLPQRMAELGIVHRHELSGALHGLMRVRCFTQDDAHIFMTPEQIEEEILGVMELIDSFYKVFGFEYALELSTRPEDSMGSDEQWEMATNALIKALDKNGKEYTVNEGDGAFYGPKIDFHLRDSIGRTWQCGTIQLDFQMPERFDLTYTGKDGEKHRPVMIHRVVFGSIERFIGILTEHYAGAFPLWLAPVQVKVLPVTDDHIAYAGKVADELTAAGLRVEIDSRNEKVGYRIREAQLQKIPYMLVLGDKEAEAGEVAARDRRDGKTTTMPFGEFLAKVQKEIADKAN
- a CDS encoding M23 family metallopeptidase, which gives rise to MVGGNQPLKFLPKSSSGDIPSGAFIWPADGGYVSCGFLGYYGHTGTDIAGRIGMGVRASAAGVVVVAKYSAYGYGNYIIIDHGAGVQTLYAHNSKLLVSVGQQVEQGELIALMGRTGNASGPHVHFEVRVNGQYKNAMNYLS